In a genomic window of Bradyrhizobium sp. 195:
- a CDS encoding DUF3991 and toprim domain-containing protein, translated as MDKKQIEELRQKVGCAALLEKDGWKVDVKESTRRAIKYRRDSNIIIVIHEGRGWFDPLSPAKGDVFSLAEHLGADGFVEACDRVADMVGFRPSAPAWQRPARPKASRSIAERWQHRFKPRPGSPAWRYLTDERGVPAEIVKQVIAFDRLREGPRGSIWAAHSDSAEAITGWEERGPQWRGFATEGAKELFRCGARGFNRICITEAAIDAMSLAAIEVRRSDTLYVSTGGGWSPATDHAIRNLAKRANVCLVAATDNNRQGDVYADRVRAIAGEASAEYARLRPRTDDWNEDLKALTAPP; from the coding sequence ATGGACAAGAAACAAATCGAAGAGCTTCGCCAGAAGGTTGGGTGCGCGGCCCTGCTGGAGAAAGACGGCTGGAAGGTCGACGTCAAGGAAAGCACCCGACGCGCGATCAAGTATCGGCGTGACAGCAACATCATCATCGTTATCCACGAAGGCCGCGGCTGGTTCGATCCGTTGTCGCCGGCGAAGGGGGACGTGTTTTCGCTCGCCGAACATCTTGGTGCCGATGGTTTCGTCGAAGCATGTGACCGTGTTGCGGATATGGTTGGTTTCCGTCCCAGCGCACCAGCGTGGCAGCGGCCGGCAAGGCCGAAGGCATCGAGATCCATTGCTGAGCGCTGGCAACATCGCTTCAAGCCGCGCCCGGGCTCGCCAGCCTGGCGCTATCTCACGGACGAGCGCGGGGTGCCGGCCGAGATCGTGAAGCAGGTGATCGCCTTCGATCGGTTGCGAGAAGGCCCCCGAGGCAGCATATGGGCCGCTCATAGCGATTCTGCCGAAGCAATCACGGGGTGGGAGGAGCGTGGACCGCAATGGCGCGGCTTCGCCACTGAGGGCGCGAAAGAACTTTTTCGCTGCGGGGCGCGCGGGTTCAACCGGATCTGCATTACAGAGGCGGCAATCGATGCCATGAGCCTTGCGGCGATCGAGGTCCGACGCTCCGATACGCTTTATGTCAGCACTGGAGGCGGCTGGTCCCCGGCGACAGATCATGCCATCCGCAATCTGGCTAAGCGCGCCAACGTCTGCCTGGTGGCAGCGACCGACAACAATCGGCAGGGTGACGTGTATGCCGATCGCGTTCGTGCCATTGCCGGAGAAGCGAGTGCGGAATATGCGCGATTACGACCGCGCACCGATGATTGGAATGAGGATCTGAAGGCCCTGACGGCGCCCCCTTGA
- a CDS encoding DUF1419 domain-containing protein produces MHTSPIFRKVFEGVATRHEMHRMFNRHRGNPAMAESDAQHLFAGEWFEIAESEHDYMFDILPPLWMRADMFAMREFMTASVTSVFLSLSIDGQMRWFHGYCDLSDRTSPERMKTAIIERESRPVRAMTRQERLEHIWSSTHDDYRGYAGERWPAAVRGRRTVLVYAGQHGTALKLLDDLTEAEIAAKLPVQLRHLPEAVAA; encoded by the coding sequence ATGCACACCTCTCCTATCTTTCGCAAAGTCTTCGAAGGCGTCGCGACGCGCCACGAGATGCACCGCATGTTCAATCGCCATCGCGGCAATCCGGCCATGGCGGAAAGCGATGCCCAGCATCTTTTTGCCGGCGAATGGTTCGAGATCGCTGAGTCCGAGCATGATTACATGTTCGACATCCTGCCGCCGCTATGGATGCGTGCGGACATGTTCGCGATGCGCGAATTTATGACGGCAAGTGTGACAAGCGTTTTCCTGTCACTGTCGATTGATGGCCAGATGCGCTGGTTCCATGGTTACTGCGACCTGTCGGACAGAACGTCGCCGGAGCGGATGAAGACCGCGATCATCGAGCGCGAGTCTCGTCCTGTCCGCGCGATGACGCGCCAAGAGCGGCTCGAGCACATCTGGTCGAGCACGCATGACGACTACCGCGGCTACGCCGGCGAGCGCTGGCCGGCCGCCGTGCGCGGCCGCCGCACCGTGCTCGTCTACGCCGGCCAGCACGGCACCGCGCTGAAGCTGCTGGACGATCTCACCGAAGCGGAGATCGCAGCGAAACTGCCGGTGCAGCTCCGCCACCTGCCAGAAGCGGTCGCGGCCTAG
- a CDS encoding Eco57I restriction-modification methylase domain-containing protein, with translation MAQDDPFTIDLFGNTALSSSLGLGVTAFAADVDGDHDDSAPPPEPAPARPALKPARLCAPSARTRGANFRLACDRGLAKGWKQRARDSVASIRLAAQIEAEQRPASQDEQRQLIRFTGFGASELANGVFRKPGESDFAQGWGEIGADLEDAVDDAGYASLARCTQYAHFTPEFIVRAIWSGLQRLGWRGGRVLEPGIGTGLFPALMPDELRETSHVTGVELDPVTARIARLLQPRARIVTADFARAELPASFDLAVGNPPFSDRTVRSDRGYRSMGLRLHDYFIARAIDLLKPGALAAFVTSSDTMDKADASARQHIAKSADLVAAIRLSQGSFRASAGTDVVVDILFFRKRKVGDAEGDLSWLDLDEVRLAAEDESAIRVNRWFAQRPDFVLGTHALASGPFGETYTCLPREDGDLEATLKAAIGLLPEAVYDGEPEVIDPDLEEAGDPSDADWPADRHVREGSYFFDKAHGLMQVLDGEPVAVKARKGRGADGIPEKHVRIIRRLIPVRDAVREVLKAQELDRAWKDAQVRLRIAWSNFVRDFGPINFTTVSMTEDEETGEVREVHRRPNIQPFLDDPDCWLVASIEDYDLETNTAKPGPIFTERVIAPPAAPEITSAADALAVVLNERGRVDIDHIAELLHRNHDDVVAELGSAVFRDPADGSWQTADAYLSGHVRDKLKIAGAAAALDPSYQRNVTALQRVQPADLKPSDITARLGAPWIPAADVVAFVKATMDAEIRIHHMPELASWTVEARQLGWTAAGTSEWGTDRRHAGELLADALNSRVPQIFDTVKDGDSERRVLNVVDTEAAKTKLQKIKDAFQRWIWSDPDRTDRLARVYNDRFNNIAPRAFDGAHLKLPGASGAFVLYGHQKRGIWRIVSAGSTYLAHAVGAGKTMTMAAAIMEQRRLGLIAKAMLVVPGHCLAQAAREFLALYPNARILVADETNFTKDKRYRFLSRAATATWDAIIITHSAFRFIAVPSAFEQQMIQDELELYETLLTKVESDDRVSRKRLERLKEGLRERLDSLSTRKDDLLTISEIGVDQIFVDEAQEFRKLSFATNMSTLKGVDPNGSQRAWDLYVKSRFIETKNPGRALVLASGTPITNTLGEMFSVQRYLGYEALLGRGLHEFDAWASTFGDVTTELELQPSGKYKPVTRFATFVNVPELIAMFRSFADVVMPDDLRQYVKVPAVSTGKRQILTAKPSPAFKRYQIRLGERIKAIEERDRAPEPGDDILLSVITDGRHAAIDLRLVDPDSDDEADNKLNLLVGNAFRIWKETAANNYVRTDGKPFELPGAAQMIFSDLGTISVERSRGFSAYRWIRDELVRLGVPSGEIAFMQDYKKSEAKQRLFGDVRAGKVRFLIGSSDTMGTGVNAQLRLKALHHLDVPWLPSQIEQREGRIVRQGNQHDEVDIFAYATEGSLDAQMWQNNERKARFIAAALSGDTSIRRLEDMGESQANQFAMAKAIASGDPRLMQKAGLEADIARLERLRAAHIDDQHAVRRQMREAEREIELSNRRIGEIGKDIKRHVPTAGDAFSVEVTGTPYAERKLAGRALMKEILTLVQLQHEGEIVIASIGGFDVAYSGERFGGDGYRYTTMLLRTGAEYEIELPVTVTPLGAVARLEHALDDFEGERERYRQRLADARRRLASYESRDGGEFAFAGELAEKRRQLAEVEKALAEDGEGTREITAAA, from the coding sequence ATGGCGCAGGACGACCCTTTCACGATCGACCTCTTCGGCAACACCGCCCTCTCCTCTAGCCTCGGCCTCGGCGTCACCGCCTTCGCCGCCGACGTGGACGGCGACCACGACGACAGCGCACCACCGCCAGAGCCGGCCCCTGCGAGGCCGGCTCTCAAACCCGCCCGGCTGTGTGCGCCGAGCGCCCGCACGCGCGGCGCCAACTTCCGTCTCGCCTGCGACCGCGGCCTGGCAAAGGGCTGGAAGCAGCGCGCCCGCGACAGCGTCGCGTCCATTCGGCTCGCCGCGCAGATCGAGGCGGAGCAGCGGCCCGCCTCGCAGGACGAGCAGCGGCAGTTGATCCGCTTCACCGGCTTCGGTGCTTCCGAGCTCGCCAACGGCGTTTTCCGCAAGCCCGGCGAATCCGACTTCGCGCAGGGCTGGGGGGAGATCGGCGCCGACCTTGAGGACGCGGTCGATGACGCCGGCTATGCCTCGCTCGCGCGGTGCACCCAATACGCCCACTTCACGCCCGAGTTCATCGTCCGCGCGATCTGGTCGGGCCTGCAGCGCCTCGGCTGGCGCGGCGGCCGCGTGCTCGAGCCCGGCATCGGGACGGGGCTGTTTCCGGCGCTGATGCCGGACGAACTACGCGAGACCTCCCACGTCACGGGCGTCGAGCTCGACCCCGTCACCGCGCGCATCGCCCGGCTGCTGCAGCCGCGAGCGCGGATCGTCACAGCCGATTTCGCGCGCGCCGAGCTGCCGGCGAGTTTTGACCTCGCCGTCGGCAACCCGCCCTTCTCCGACCGGACCGTGCGCTCGGATCGCGGGTACAGGTCGATGGGCCTTCGGTTGCACGACTATTTCATCGCCAGGGCAATCGACCTCCTGAAGCCCGGCGCCCTCGCCGCCTTCGTCACGAGTTCGGACACGATGGACAAGGCGGACGCCTCGGCGCGTCAGCACATCGCGAAGTCGGCGGACCTGGTCGCAGCCATTCGCCTGTCCCAGGGCAGCTTCCGCGCCAGCGCCGGCACCGACGTCGTCGTCGACATCCTGTTCTTCCGCAAGCGCAAGGTCGGCGACGCCGAAGGCGACCTGTCATGGCTCGATCTCGACGAGGTTCGGCTGGCGGCGGAAGACGAGAGCGCGATCCGCGTGAACCGATGGTTCGCGCAGCGCCCGGATTTCGTGCTCGGCACTCACGCGCTCGCGTCCGGTCCTTTCGGCGAGACCTACACCTGCCTTCCACGCGAGGACGGGGATCTTGAAGCGACGCTCAAAGCCGCGATCGGCCTCCTCCCGGAAGCCGTCTACGACGGCGAGCCGGAGGTGATCGATCCGGACCTGGAAGAGGCCGGCGATCCGTCTGACGCGGATTGGCCTGCCGATCGCCACGTGCGCGAGGGCAGCTACTTCTTCGACAAGGCCCACGGCTTGATGCAGGTCCTAGACGGCGAGCCGGTCGCAGTGAAAGCGCGCAAGGGCCGCGGTGCCGACGGCATTCCGGAAAAGCACGTGCGCATCATCCGGAGGCTGATCCCGGTCCGCGACGCCGTGCGAGAGGTGTTGAAGGCGCAGGAGCTCGACCGGGCGTGGAAGGACGCCCAGGTCAGGCTGCGCATCGCCTGGTCGAACTTCGTCCGGGACTTCGGCCCGATCAACTTCACGACCGTCTCCATGACGGAGGACGAAGAGACCGGCGAGGTGCGCGAGGTACACCGCCGGCCGAACATCCAGCCCTTCCTCGACGATCCCGACTGTTGGCTGGTCGCCTCCATCGAGGATTATGACCTCGAGACCAACACCGCGAAACCAGGGCCGATCTTCACCGAGCGGGTGATCGCGCCGCCCGCGGCCCCGGAAATCACCAGCGCGGCAGACGCGCTCGCCGTTGTGCTCAATGAGCGCGGGCGCGTCGACATCGACCACATCGCCGAGCTGCTGCACCGGAACCACGACGACGTCGTCGCCGAACTCGGGAGTGCCGTCTTTCGCGACCCCGCTGACGGCTCGTGGCAGACGGCCGACGCCTATCTGTCGGGACACGTGCGGGACAAGCTGAAGATTGCGGGGGCCGCAGCCGCGCTCGATCCCTCCTACCAGCGCAACGTGACGGCCCTGCAGCGCGTGCAGCCCGCCGACCTCAAGCCCTCCGACATCACCGCGCGCTTGGGCGCCCCGTGGATTCCAGCCGCCGACGTCGTCGCCTTCGTCAAGGCGACAATGGATGCCGAGATCAGGATCCACCACATGCCGGAGCTCGCGTCGTGGACTGTGGAGGCACGTCAGCTCGGGTGGACAGCCGCCGGCACGTCGGAATGGGGCACCGACCGCCGGCACGCCGGCGAGCTTCTCGCCGACGCGCTGAACAGCCGCGTGCCGCAGATTTTCGATACGGTCAAGGACGGCGACAGCGAGCGCCGCGTCCTCAATGTCGTCGACACCGAGGCGGCCAAGACGAAGCTGCAAAAGATCAAGGACGCTTTCCAGCGCTGGATCTGGTCTGATCCCGATCGTACCGACCGCTTGGCGCGGGTCTATAACGATCGCTTCAACAACATCGCGCCACGAGCCTTCGACGGCGCGCACTTAAAGCTTCCGGGTGCCTCAGGCGCCTTTGTGCTTTATGGGCACCAGAAGCGCGGCATTTGGCGCATCGTCTCGGCCGGCTCGACCTACCTGGCGCACGCCGTCGGGGCCGGGAAGACCATGACGATGGCTGCCGCCATCATGGAGCAGCGCCGGCTCGGCCTGATCGCCAAGGCGATGCTGGTCGTGCCCGGCCACTGCCTGGCGCAGGCCGCGCGCGAGTTCCTTGCGCTCTATCCGAACGCCCGCATCCTCGTCGCCGACGAGACCAATTTTACCAAGGACAAGCGCTACCGCTTCTTGTCGCGCGCGGCGACCGCGACCTGGGACGCGATCATTATCACGCACAGCGCATTCCGCTTCATCGCGGTGCCGTCGGCGTTCGAGCAGCAGATGATCCAGGACGAGCTCGAGCTCTACGAAACGCTGCTGACCAAGGTCGAGAGTGACGATCGCGTCTCGCGCAAGCGCCTCGAGCGATTGAAGGAGGGCTTGCGGGAGCGCCTGGATTCGCTTTCGACCCGCAAGGACGACCTGCTGACGATCTCCGAGATCGGCGTCGATCAGATCTTCGTCGACGAGGCGCAGGAGTTCAGGAAGCTCTCCTTCGCGACCAACATGTCGACCCTGAAGGGTGTGGATCCGAACGGCTCGCAGCGCGCCTGGGACCTCTACGTCAAATCCCGCTTCATCGAGACGAAGAACCCTGGCCGCGCGCTCGTGCTCGCCTCCGGCACGCCGATCACCAATACGCTCGGCGAGATGTTCTCGGTCCAGCGCTACCTCGGCTATGAGGCGCTCCTCGGGCGCGGCCTGCACGAGTTCGACGCCTGGGCGAGCACATTTGGCGACGTCACGACCGAACTTGAGCTGCAGCCCTCCGGCAAATACAAGCCGGTGACGCGCTTCGCCACCTTCGTGAACGTGCCGGAGCTCATCGCCATGTTCCGCTCCTTTGCGGACGTGGTGATGCCGGATGACCTGCGTCAGTACGTGAAGGTGCCGGCGGTCTCGACAGGCAAGCGCCAGATCCTCACTGCGAAGCCGTCGCCGGCATTCAAGCGCTACCAGATCCGGCTCGGCGAACGCATCAAGGCGATCGAGGAGCGCGACCGCGCACCGGAGCCCGGCGACGACATCCTGCTGTCGGTCATCACCGACGGCCGCCACGCTGCAATCGACCTGCGTCTGGTTGATCCGGATAGCGACGACGAGGCCGACAACAAGCTGAACCTGCTTGTCGGCAACGCCTTTCGCATCTGGAAGGAGACGGCCGCGAACAACTACGTGCGCACGGACGGAAAACCCTTCGAGTTGCCCGGCGCGGCGCAGATGATCTTCTCCGATCTCGGCACCATCAGCGTCGAGAGGAGCCGCGGCTTCTCCGCCTACCGCTGGATCCGCGACGAGCTGGTCCGTCTCGGCGTGCCATCGGGCGAGATCGCCTTCATGCAGGACTACAAGAAGTCCGAGGCGAAGCAGCGGCTGTTCGGCGACGTCCGCGCTGGCAAGGTCCGCTTCCTGATCGGATCCTCGGACACGATGGGCACCGGCGTCAACGCACAGCTTCGCCTGAAGGCCTTGCACCACCTCGACGTGCCCTGGCTTCCGTCGCAGATCGAGCAGCGCGAGGGCCGCATCGTGCGGCAGGGGAACCAGCACGATGAAGTCGACATCTTCGCCTATGCGACGGAAGGCAGCCTCGATGCGCAGATGTGGCAGAACAACGAGCGCAAGGCCCGCTTCATCGCCGCCGCGCTGTCCGGCGATACCTCGATCCGTCGCCTTGAGGACATGGGAGAGAGCCAGGCCAACCAGTTCGCCATGGCAAAGGCCATCGCGTCGGGTGACCCGCGCTTGATGCAGAAAGCGGGCCTCGAAGCAGACATCGCGCGGCTCGAACGGCTGAGGGCTGCGCACATCGACGACCAGCACGCAGTGCGGCGGCAGATGCGCGAGGCCGAGCGCGAAATCGAGCTCTCCAACCGCCGCATCGGCGAGATCGGCAAGGACATCAAGCGTCATGTTCCGACTGCGGGTGACGCCTTCTCCGTGGAGGTGACCGGAACGCCGTATGCGGAGCGCAAGCTTGCTGGCCGCGCGCTGATGAAGGAGATCCTGACGCTGGTACAGCTTCAGCACGAGGGCGAGATCGTCATCGCCTCGATCGGTGGCTTCGACGTTGCGTACAGCGGAGAGCGCTTCGGCGGGGACGGCTATCGCTACACCACGATGCTCCTGCGAACCGGCGCCGAGTACGAGATCGAATTGCCGGTGACGGTCACGCCGCTCGGCGCAGTCGCCCGCCTTGAGCACGCGCTCGACGACTTCGAGGGCGAGCGGGAGCGCTATCGCCAGCGCCTCGCCGACGCCCGTCGACGCCTTGCTTCCTACGAGTCGCGCGACGGCGGCGAGTTCGCTTTTGCCGGCGAGCTTGCCGAAAAGCGCCGGCAGCTGGCCGAGGTGGAGAAGGCCTTGGCGGAGGACGGCGAAGGCACCCGTGAGATTACCGCGGCCGCGTAA
- a CDS encoding ParB/RepB/Spo0J family partition protein, with the protein MQLIKIDPRALKENPDRTRQTKSTPQADALLLATIKAVGIVQPPVITSETSGGNGYVINAGHRRVKQAIAAGLEEIDVLVEEAANDNGAMRSMIENIAREALNPVDQWRAIERLVALGWTEEAIGVALALPVRQIRKLRLLANVLPAMLDHMAKGDMPNEQQLRTIAAASLDEQKEVWKKHKPSKADPQVSWWSVAQALQKTRMYARHASFGDELAQAYGIHWVEDLFAPADEDSRYTTDVEAFLGAQQEWMANNLPKKGIIAETTNYGDVKLPAKAERVHGKPAKSDCTAVYLDRDGRVQTVHYRMPAAKKPKGQNGSGSDNAPDDVGEVSQPRPDVTRKGAEMIGDYRTDALREALGRAPIEDDTLMALLVLAFAGQNVSVTTGSGGTYYGHSRLAKSAAALFDADGKLSFDMDTLRVAARTMLTNVFSCRENATNSGIVARIAGQAIGADAHLPNLGTEEFLSCLSRTALEASCKETPVLPRQRVKDTRAALVEHFKEGHFVHPSALFAADATKLSEWLSSGSAAPDDEDEADEDVDGAGDERADGDADAEAFREAAE; encoded by the coding sequence ATGCAACTCATCAAGATCGACCCGCGCGCGCTGAAGGAGAACCCCGATCGCACGCGCCAGACGAAGTCGACGCCGCAGGCCGACGCGCTGCTGCTCGCCACGATCAAGGCCGTCGGCATCGTCCAGCCGCCCGTCATCACGTCGGAAACCAGCGGCGGCAACGGCTACGTCATCAACGCAGGCCATCGCCGCGTGAAGCAGGCGATCGCCGCCGGCCTCGAGGAGATCGACGTTCTTGTCGAAGAGGCGGCGAACGACAACGGCGCCATGCGCTCGATGATCGAGAACATCGCCCGCGAGGCGTTGAACCCGGTCGATCAGTGGCGTGCGATCGAGCGCTTGGTCGCGCTCGGCTGGACCGAGGAGGCAATCGGCGTCGCGCTGGCGCTGCCGGTGCGTCAGATCAGGAAGCTGCGCCTGCTGGCGAACGTGCTTCCGGCCATGCTCGATCACATGGCCAAGGGCGACATGCCGAACGAGCAGCAGCTCCGCACCATCGCCGCAGCCTCGCTCGACGAGCAGAAGGAAGTCTGGAAGAAGCACAAGCCGTCGAAGGCCGATCCGCAGGTCTCGTGGTGGAGTGTCGCCCAGGCCCTTCAGAAGACGCGCATGTATGCGCGCCACGCGAGCTTCGGCGACGAACTCGCGCAGGCCTACGGAATCCACTGGGTCGAGGACCTGTTTGCTCCGGCTGACGAGGATAGCCGCTATACCACTGACGTTGAGGCCTTCCTCGGTGCCCAGCAGGAGTGGATGGCAAACAACCTGCCGAAGAAGGGCATCATCGCGGAAACCACCAACTATGGCGATGTGAAGCTGCCGGCGAAGGCCGAGCGCGTCCACGGCAAGCCGGCGAAGTCCGACTGTACGGCCGTGTATCTCGATCGCGACGGTCGCGTGCAGACCGTGCACTACCGCATGCCTGCGGCGAAGAAGCCGAAGGGCCAGAACGGCTCAGGATCGGACAACGCTCCGGACGATGTCGGCGAGGTCTCGCAGCCCCGTCCCGACGTGACCCGCAAGGGCGCCGAGATGATCGGCGATTACCGCACCGATGCGCTGCGCGAGGCGCTCGGCCGCGCTCCGATCGAAGACGACACGCTGATGGCGCTCCTCGTTCTCGCCTTCGCGGGCCAGAACGTCTCTGTGACGACGGGAAGCGGCGGGACCTATTACGGCCACAGCCGGCTCGCGAAGAGCGCGGCGGCGCTGTTCGACGCCGACGGCAAGCTCTCTTTCGACATGGACACACTGCGTGTTGCGGCGCGCACCATGCTAACCAACGTGTTCTCGTGTCGGGAGAACGCCACCAATAGCGGCATCGTCGCTCGCATCGCTGGACAGGCAATCGGCGCGGACGCCCACCTGCCGAACTTGGGTACGGAGGAGTTCCTTTCCTGCCTGTCGCGCACAGCCCTCGAGGCGTCGTGCAAGGAGACGCCGGTCCTGCCACGCCAGCGCGTCAAGGACACGCGCGCCGCGCTGGTCGAGCACTTCAAGGAGGGCCACTTCGTCCACCCCTCCGCGCTGTTCGCGGCCGACGCGACGAAACTCTCCGAGTGGCTGTCCTCCGGCTCGGCCGCCCCGGACGACGAAGACGAAGCCGATGAGGACGTGGACGGCGCGGGCGACGAGCGTGCCGACGGCGATGCCGACGCTGAGGCGTTCAGGGAGGCGGCCGAGTAG
- a CDS encoding DUF7007 domain-containing protein: MTASLPHGTLPDPTSGNPEVEYGRSAEGFLAARMGETAFAMLPARRGGHYLATGWRIGRPIAEWRRADFYGHSGALPDEAAFRSMVGENAEHQREKRALGRKDVRSAANTPWGASQGATLYADGVVCHSTAGHGGFHLSAERNRKVHPMLRSKGGWYEEDAEWAIVAITFPHLFTAFERRCAERTIKDSWPDAWETIFGAILKLGESREKDRRAFEQAHARDWFVVSAITSKHAAGFVETVATPGGKRGPGTEERRFLVPSDEYQVGRFGFVIDEARHQVYGGPSDFVGWR, translated from the coding sequence ATGACCGCTTCTCTCCCGCACGGAACCCTGCCGGACCCGACCTCCGGAAACCCGGAGGTCGAGTACGGGCGCAGTGCCGAGGGCTTCCTCGCGGCCCGCATGGGCGAGACCGCCTTCGCGATGCTGCCGGCGCGCCGCGGCGGGCATTATCTCGCAACCGGCTGGCGCATCGGCCGGCCGATTGCGGAATGGCGACGCGCGGACTTCTACGGCCATTCCGGCGCACTGCCGGATGAGGCCGCATTCCGATCGATGGTAGGGGAGAACGCCGAGCACCAGCGCGAAAAGCGTGCGCTCGGCCGCAAGGACGTGCGGTCTGCAGCGAACACGCCCTGGGGAGCCTCACAAGGCGCCACCCTCTACGCCGACGGCGTGGTCTGCCACTCGACCGCGGGCCACGGCGGCTTCCACCTCTCCGCCGAGCGAAACCGCAAGGTCCATCCCATGCTGCGCTCGAAGGGTGGCTGGTACGAGGAAGATGCCGAATGGGCGATCGTGGCGATCACCTTTCCGCACCTCTTCACGGCGTTCGAACGCCGTTGCGCCGAGAGAACGATCAAGGACAGTTGGCCGGACGCTTGGGAAACGATCTTCGGCGCGATCCTCAAGCTGGGCGAGTCCCGCGAAAAGGACCGCCGCGCCTTTGAGCAGGCGCACGCGCGGGACTGGTTCGTCGTGTCGGCTATTACCTCGAAGCACGCTGCCGGCTTCGTCGAAACTGTCGCCACGCCGGGCGGCAAGCGCGGGCCAGGGACGGAGGAGCGTCGCTTCCTCGTCCCTTCCGACGAATATCAGGTAGGCCGCTTCGGCTTCGTGATCGACGAGGCGCGCCACCAAGTCTACGGCGGCCCTTCCGACTTCGTCGGCTGGAGGTGA
- a CDS encoding ArdC family protein, which produces MSRNGEKSRGDLYARITDRIIAELERGVRPWVQPWTAAKTADRITRPLRHNGQPYTGINVLLLWSEAIARGFCSPIWMTFKQANELGAHVRKGETGSTVVYASRFTKTETDALGDEVERDIPFLKAYTVFCVDQIDGLPAHYYGRQPVVASPIERNAHADAFFANTGAIVRHGGSMAFYAPSSDHIQMPPIESFRDTASYVAVRAHETVHWTAPVHRVNRDLSRYCKDRSERAREELIAELGSCFLCADLGISPELEPRPDHASYLASWLDLLANEKRFIFSAAAHAQRAVAYLHDQQPKAAGVEEAA; this is translated from the coding sequence ATGAGCAGGAACGGAGAAAAGTCGCGAGGCGACCTTTACGCCCGCATCACGGACCGCATCATCGCCGAGCTCGAACGCGGCGTGCGTCCCTGGGTTCAACCTTGGACCGCCGCGAAGACGGCGGACCGCATCACCCGACCGCTGCGACACAACGGGCAGCCCTATACGGGCATCAACGTCTTGCTGCTTTGGTCAGAAGCCATCGCGCGCGGCTTCTGCTCGCCGATTTGGATGACGTTCAAGCAGGCAAATGAACTTGGCGCGCATGTCCGTAAGGGTGAGACCGGCAGCACTGTGGTGTATGCGAGCCGCTTCACCAAGACCGAGACCGACGCTCTCGGCGACGAAGTCGAACGGGATATCCCCTTCCTCAAAGCCTATACCGTCTTCTGCGTCGATCAAATCGATGGTCTGCCCGCGCACTACTACGGTCGGCAGCCCGTCGTCGCATCACCGATCGAGCGCAACGCGCACGCCGACGCTTTCTTTGCCAACACCGGCGCGATTGTTCGGCACGGTGGCTCGATGGCATTTTATGCGCCCTCGTCCGATCACATTCAGATGCCGCCGATCGAAAGTTTTCGCGACACGGCCTCCTATGTCGCCGTCAGAGCCCATGAGACCGTACACTGGACCGCTCCCGTTCACCGCGTCAATCGCGATCTCAGTCGTTACTGCAAGGATCGGAGCGAACGCGCGCGCGAAGAGCTGATTGCCGAACTCGGGAGCTGCTTCCTCTGCGCTGATCTCGGGATCTCTCCTGAACTGGAACCTCGGCCGGATCATGCAAGCTACCTCGCGTCGTGGTTGGACCTCTTGGCTAATGAGAAGCGCTTTATCTTCTCGGCTGCCGCGCATGCCCAACGCGCCGTTGCCTATCTGCACGACCAGCAGCCGAAGGCAGCGGGCGTCGAGGAGGCAGCATGA
- a CDS encoding DUF736 domain-containing protein, producing MATIGTFTSTGNGFTGTVRTLALNAKAKLVRVENPSDKGPHFRVFAGNVELGAAWQKTARDTERDYLSVKLDDPSFPAPIYATLIEVEGQEGLQLIWSRPSRD from the coding sequence ATGGCGACCATCGGCACCTTCACCTCGACTGGCAACGGCTTCACCGGCACGGTTCGCACTCTCGCGCTCAATGCCAAGGCCAAGCTGGTTCGGGTCGAGAACCCCTCCGACAAGGGACCGCACTTCCGCGTCTTCGCCGGTAATGTCGAGCTGGGCGCGGCCTGGCAGAAGACCGCGAGGGACACCGAGCGTGACTATCTCTCGGTCAAGCTGGACGACCCGAGCTTCCCCGCCCCGATCTACGCCACGCTGATCGAGGTGGAAGGCCAGGAAGGTCTTCAGCTCATCTGGTCCCGTCCCAGCCGAGACTGA